TGTTTATGAAGTTAGGAGCCTCCAAATGCAGCAAGTGAATTGCTTGAAGCATTTTGCCTTCAGAGAAAGGCTCCATAATTAAATGGGCACTGGAGCTGTAACTACCTTTGGATTTGAAATCTTAGATCTGTGGCATTCTGAAATAAACTGGTGCTATAAACTTAtctttttaaatatcagagaATGGCAAATAGctggtttgcttatttttattatagACACTTGAGGTACGGCGGGAGGCAACTATATTATGTTTTTACTTCTGTCAACATGTATTTCACTTCATGTCACATTGAAGAAATATGCTGGCATCCTGCTGCACAGCACTtctatatttttgtgttttaaacagCTGATTATACACTAGTTCCATTTAGGAATGGAGCAGAAGCTTCCTGCATTGTGTTCAGCAGGCCTGCAGCTCTGTGACTCTAGAAGAGTAGAGATTGATGTGTGTCAGTTAAGCCTATAAACTTGCAACATGTAACTGCCCCTTACAGCAACATTTCAGGGTAATATTTTCTTAATTCTAGCCAACAATTTATGATCCTGAGCATATATGTTCTGTTGACTGTGTTAGAGTAGAAATCACTGTGTACGAGGCTGGTTTAGTATCATTTTTACTTAGGTGTTGATTAGGATCTGAACTGGTACAAAGGGAGGTAAGACACTTCTAAGAAGTAAGCAGAAATGGTTATCAGTGTTACATGTAAGTAGTGAGCAGTGCTTTATGCTTGCTGAGGGTCAAGGTCTTAATTCCGGAAGATCCTAATACAGGAATCCTATCTTTTTGGAAGTGAACACATTACTTTCCAGATAGAGAAGCTGTAGATAACAACTGCTGTGGTTGCCGTCCCTGCTGAAATTTTGAGGGTTTGCGCATAGAGACACCCAGATGCATGGGTTGGTTTTGACTCTCGGTGCAGAAGAGCATTGCTTCTCAGTCTTCTGCCACTGTAAAATGACATGTTCCTCCTAACGCAGAGCCCAGCCTTGAACCACACATGGTCCTTCTGCTTTTGTGGCATTCCCTTCTCCAGAGGACATTTAGATTCCCTTTCTATCTTCCTAAAACTATGGTTTCCCCACTTGGTTGTCTGATTCGTGATGTAGTTGCTGTGCTGGAAGTGGTGAACAAGGAATGCCAGTTCAAGGAGGGTTTCTGGCGGCTGTAACAGTGGCGTGAGGGCAGAGGTGGGGAGCTGAGTTTTTAATAGAGAGGAGGTGGAATGGTTCAAAATTccccttcctcttgtcctttctgGTCACCTGCAGTATCACCTCTTACCCAGGCTGTAAATCCTTAAAAATAACCACTTCTTCAGCATTTATATGCAGAGAAAGACTGGAGGCTTTCCAGTAATAATAAAATGGGTTGTTCAAATTGGGCAATCTGTCTACTTACTCATCTGGCAGTGATTCAGCAGCTCTCTGTAAAACATTTAACACAATTTTCTTAAATCCCAGACCCTTGTCATATATGAATGTGCTTTAAAATTGTGAGGCTGAACTCCTTGAAATGAAGGCCCAAATTTCCCATTATTTTGGAGCATGGAGTGTCATATTGTGTATATTTTCAGAAACTCAAGTAACTTCAGCAGTAACTGAGTCAGCGAGACTTACAGGTGTTTGCCAATGTAAAAATTAGATCTAAGATTTGCCAATCTCTGAATGCAAAGCCAATTTCCTCTTAGAGAGatgcttaaaaataatttggagattaaaagaacttctttttttttttctccaatcaGCAAAATGCGGAGCATGTGGTCCAGGATATGCAACTCCTCTGGATGCCATGAAAGGCAAGTACTGCAACATCTTTTCTAAATCCAGGCCATCAGTAAAGGAATTGTTTTCAGATTAGGTGAGGACTAGGTGGATGCCTTCCAGAGTGGCTCATTAATTAGCAAGGCCAAGGAGACTTTAAATATTGGaagggattttatttcattttgcaccCAACTCTGGGCAAAGCATGCAAGCTCTGTTACCATGAGTTCACTAAATCATAGCACTAAAAGAAAGTGGGTCTGGGTTTAGATGTGTGCATGGCTATAGGATGCTAACACTCAATAAACAGTTCCGGTTTTCTATGCTGCAAAATAGAGCTTTGCTTTAAGAATATTGTGAGCAAGTgtttaacctaaaaaaaaaaagtttcctcgGTGGTTTTGGATGGAGATGTTTATAGACTGCCCTCAGACTCTCTCATAAAAACAAGTAACTGTCTAGGacagaagaaggggaaaacaggagaaaggacTGTAGGGTATTCTGTGTGACATGGTTTAATGGCAAGCTTCTCATCCACTTGTAGCTGTACAAAAGTTATGTTCTGTTCTTCCCAGCAGTGTCTGGCTAAATCCTGAACCTCACTAAAGCCCTTGAGGCATTTTGCTGTAGCTTTTAATAGTGTCAGAACTTCACCTTGAGTcctttgatatattttaaaagcctcaATTTTATAGATTGTAATAAGTAGGCTTTTGGCATAGGTAGACTGAAATCTGGGCCCTGGCAGCAGGGAGTCATCACTTGTGTAACTGGGGAAAGGAGAGGCTTGACATGGCCTTGCAGGTGGGAAGGTGGTCTCCAGCACTgtcctttttcaggaaaataattgCATCCCCAGGGCCTCTTACATTAGGAGGGGAGGGGAGTGGAAAGGCCCCACAGCTGAAAAAGCACTTTCTCCTGGCGATTTCTGGCTGCTCAAACTATATACTACTATGTAGTGTTTGTCCATAAAATGGAAATACCGCGATTCCACTTCCTAGGAAGAATCACAATTTACAGATGGAGAGATTAAATCCAGAGAAGATTCTCTTAAAGTTAACCACAGCTTTTTGTAAAAATGGTTTCTTTTGATGCATTAAACAAGACTTCTGCCTTGAAAGGTCCCCGGGAGGAGATTGTGTATCTGCCTTGTATCTACAGAAACACTGGGATAGAGAAACCTGACTACCTGGCCACTGTGGATGTTGACCCCAAATCTCCACACTATTGTCAGGTACTCCTGTGTGTAGAATGGCTCCGGTGCTCCATTTTCTAGGGTGGTGAATATCTGGGTTCACATAATAATTTTCAAGTAGGTATTTGTGTTGAGAGCCAGTCAAatcctctgctgtttttcttacTAGGTTACTCAAAGCTAACATTTATCTTGTTAGTCTCAAGATACTTTCAGAAAATTTTCGTGCTTAGTATTTTGATAGTTCTTTTTGTAACACTATTCTTGATTTATACTGAGCATGAGTATTAAGCTCTAGAAGGTGATATTTACTCAGGGTGTATCAGTAGTATAGACAGAGTTTATAATGTAGGATTTCTGATACCCTGGGAAATTCTACTCGTTAGGCATTATAAATCTAATCCATTTACTTCATAAATGGAAAGCTGTGGGTAGGTAGCTACCAATATACCACATCCCAAATATTGGTAAGACTGTCCTTAAGCTCAGGTTATTACTGCAAATAGTGTACACTAAACTGCATTTAAACATGCAGTGCTTGTACGACTCAAATTATCACAGATACTTTGGACTCTGGTCTCCGTGTGTTTAAGGAGCAGCGAATCTGGTTTGACAACAAAGATTTtcataatttgttcttttttttttatagctactGGTTAGGGTTTTATTAAGGAAGAGTGGAGGAAACAAGTCTCCTAAAACTTTGACAAAACTTAGCTGTAATCTTTCAACTTTCCTTAGTTACACAgtagaaaagtaaaaatcagaagCAAGAAGCAAGAGTGCAAATTAACATGTCAGTTTGCGAGAGTTAGCCCCAGTTGTAATCAGGTAAATCTTGTAAAATCAGGGACTTGCAGCACATGGACAagtgatgtttttttctgtctttttttccatatCATTATTGCATGTCTCCTTAATTAGAtagaatattttaaagatttggaTTAATTTAACAGCATACAACATTTAACAAATGCTATGCAATCGTGATGTCCAACTTTCTTCTCCCACTCTACAGCTTCAGCTCTGCATATCTCAGGCTGAATCTGCTTCCTGAATAACAAATAGCagtttccttctgctctttaTTAATTTATACTTTGACATAAAGACCCATTTCTTTGCCTAGGGGAAAAACTATACCAGACTGAATCTTAAGTCTGTCTCTGACTTTGTAGGTGATCCATCGCCTGCCCATGCCGAATCTTAAGGATGAGCTCCATCATTCAGGGTGGAATGCCTGTAGCAGCTGCTTTGGGGATGCCACAAAGAGAAGAAATCGTCTGATTCTACCAAGTCTGATCTCTTCTCGAATTTATGTGGTGGATGTGGGAACAGACTTGCGAGCTCCTAGAATCCATAAGGTATATTTAGATGACTTTAAGCTGGATTTTTATTGCTTATATTTTGACAAAGAGACAGTGATTTTATGGATTCCAACTTCAAATTAGAATAGGAAAGCCAGAACAGTTATGAAAACTTTTGTCAAACATTAGGAACTTGTGGGAGTTTTGAAACTCCTACAATTTATTGATAAACTACACACAACAAATCTTGCACTGAAGAAATATGAGTAAATGTGGtgtcaaacactgaaaaattaggAAGTTCCAGAATTCAACCTGCCTCTGCGATATGAATTTCAGTCGAAGTGGTTGCACACTGTATTATTGTTTTTGACTACAAGATCACAAGGCAAACTCCTACATGACACATTCAGCTGATCATGATGTAGATTGTATGTTTTTCAGAGATGAGTTCAAATTTGATTGGATTTTCACTGAGCAAGACCAGATCTCTCCTGTAAAGGACACCTCCTCGATTTGTAATCCTTGGTTCCTAAACATGTGATAtgtagattttttaaaagaaaaaattaagaaaatgttttagtatggggaaatgaacattttaaaaaatctcttgTTCATGGAAACAATTGaaattttcccaaaataaaacttCCACTGCAGTAGAATTCATTTGGCAGAGATACAAATATTGGCATAGCTAGAGGTTTGGATATAGACTTATACTTTTCCATGTCTAACTGTTTAGATTCTCTTTacagtcagtgaaaaaaaaaaaagggattgcTGGAGTCAGATTTGTCTATCCTCATTTAGAAAACTGTTTTAGGGTAAAAGAATTGTGTCTTAagagtgtttgtttcttttcactgacTATTAAGTAAGCATAGAGGATTAGCTTAGATGGAAATACATACACTGTCAGCATCTATACTTGGTCAGATGAATCCTACAGCAATGTGTGAAACTTCAGTACAGAGTTCCAGGTTTGGCAGAGACAAATTTAGTTatcaaaaacatattttgaagacAGGTCATAATGTGGAATGTAAGGAAACTTTTAAGTGGTCTTTTGTCCCACCCCATCTGCCTGCAAATACTCTCATTCATAGTCTTTCAGTTTTGAGTTCTGTAGAACCTTGCCAGCCTTTAACTATTAATGCAGTGGAATAAAACCCCCAAAGGTCTCTTCTTGTACAGTGAATTTTGTTTCAAACTGAGTCTCTGGCAagcctcaaagatttttttttcccctctgaactGCTAGTACTCCAGTGAGAGCTGATGCCTGAATATTGCACAAGTGGTGTTTCTGCTGTTGATACTAATTAAGACAAATGCAGATGTCAGTGTCTTACTGTTGCAGAAATTAGACTGATTCTAACCATTCAACTCTTGCTGTTTATATTTTTGAGAAGAACAAATAAATGTCATGGGTGGTACTGTATTACTGGGCAGAGTAGAAGGCAGGAGGTGGCAGGTACTCAAAAACCAAAATAGCAAAAGAAACAATCCCCCTCACACATACACCATTCTCATTCCTTCCTTACTCTTTGAGACTTGAACTCTTAGGGCTGGAACTGGTATTCTGTTGTGATCTCAGTGAAGGTGACTATGACTATGTGTGTACTCATTTTAGATTGTTGAGCCAGTGGAGTTGTTCTGGAAGGGTAACGTGGCTAATCCTCACACCTCTCACTGTCTGGGCAGTGGTGACATCTTAATCAGCTGTTTGGGAGACCCTTCTGGCAATGGAAAAGGTATTAATCCCCTTCATTACTCTAGAAAAGTATTTGTGGTATAGAAGTATCATGCTTCCAAAGTACAGGCTGCAAAGCTAGAAGAATTTTTAAGAGCTTACAGTTCTTTTGTGCACATAACCATTCCAGCAGTTGTTTATTTAACTATAGAATAAATACTTCAGGTGAACTGTATGGTCATTGCTCTGCCATAACAATTCAGACTTTATGTGGAAAACATCTGTGGGACTGTTGATGAGTTCAGCTTCCATGTCTCAGTCTTTCACATATATGACTAAAGAAGACCAACTGTAGTGGTTATAATATGAGCAACAAACCTATTAACATTTCACTTGGGTCCCTTCAGCATCGAGCAAGGAAGACTTGCTTTTGAACATAATCTGTACCAGCTCAGTATTTGTGACTTGGGCATGAAATATTCTGTTGCAAACCTAAATCCTCTTTGTCTCATTGTCTAATGAAAATTAAGCCTTTCAAGCTATTCTAGATTGCATTTCCTATTTAAAACTTTTGAAGGATTCTTGTGTAATTTTGTTACCTATTCAGATGTAAAACACCTGACATCTAAAGAGAAATACTAGCTATTAGAAGAAATATACTTCAGATGGTAAGTGGTGAACCCTGCTCCTTTTCACAGGGTTTTTCTCTTCTGGATTGTGGGCAAACATGTGCTTGAATAGATGCATATTACGTACATAATTCAAGGATACCGGtggcaagcaaagaaaaatggagGTGACTCCTCCAGGATCTTCTCTAAGATATTCCTTAATTGAAATGTACTCTAGGAGGGCTAACAGATTTATTGGAATGACTTGAGTAAAAATAGAGCAAACTGAAGCTTAAAAAATTCATTACAGTGTGATAAAGTTCTTTTAAAATCCAGCTTTCATTTGCTTTAGtccacaaaagcaaaaccaacagaaTCACAAAACTTTCCTTAAGCGTAGGGTTGCATTTTACAGAGTGTTTACAAAATaggcatttaaatattaatatattatttatcTTATTTAAAGCTGTGGATCTGCCTGAACGTCTTCAAacaattttctttggtttttataTCAGGTGGCTTTATTTTGCTGGATGGAGAGACCTTTGAAGTGAAAGGAAATTGGGAGAATGAGGAAAAGGTACCCCCCCTGGGTTATGACTTCTGGTATCAGCCACGACACAATGTCCTGATGAGCACTGAATGGGGAGCCCCAAAAGCCTTGGCAGATGGGTTTAACCCAGCTGATGTAGAGAGAGGTGAGGGAGCATTTGTTTAAACTCTCAAAAGTAGAAGTGATTCTTTGTTAAAATAATATCTTCTGTGCTTATTTTTGTCTGACCTGATCCATTAGGGCATTATGGCTGCCGCATTAATGTGTGGGACTGGAGCACTCACACCTACATTCAGGCAATTGACTTAGGGAAGGGCTCCATACCCTTGGAAATTCGATTCCTCCACAATCCGGATGCTGCAGAAGGGTTTGTTGGATGTGCTCTGAGTGGTGCAGTTCATCGGTTCTACAAGACAGAGGTAAGTAATGAAAGCTGTGGCAAACACAGAAACTCAAACCTAGTTGTTTCAGAAATCCACCAATCACTTAGGAAGTAGTAgaatttggattaaaaataaaaaggctccTAATTCCAGTCTAATTCTAGCCAAGCTCTAACATTGTGTCAGAGAGCAAACCTTCTAATGACAGCGTGCATACAAGCCGATGCCGTGGCTTTCTGAAGCTACCATATAGTCCCTCATCTTTAAGCAATTGCTGTTGGTAGGCATTTTGAGTATCTCTGCAGCCATATTGCTGATGTCCAGCATGCAGATCTTCGGCAGCCTGAtcctgaaaggaagcaaagcttaAGAGGTCATGTTGCTGGCCTGTCAGCCCCACTTCCAACGCTCCTGCCCTCCGCAGTAACTTGTTGATCAATTTAATCACAGTTAATGAATTGTGAAAGTCTCAAAGAGGGGAAGGTCTTGCCAATGATAGGAACATTAGTGACCACTTGAACAAGAGACAATCTAATGAACACTTGCACTGAGGAGAGGGCTGCAGCATTAGCTCAATGGCTTGCTTTCTGGCCTGCAAGCTGGTCAACAAACACGTATCAATTGGACAGCTAATCAGAACATGTGAGACTTGTCACCACTGTCAATGTGGGCTGCCTACTGCTCAGCCTAGAAGCATGGGAAAGACCTGAGGgtagaggagggagggagggaaagtggTGGGGTCATGGACAGGGGAGTAGAGCTATTGCCATTTTAGAGGACGAGCTGGAGACAGATAGGACACCAAGCTGTAGGAGATTAGCAGTCTTTAGTTCTGCTACTGTTACAGCAATCTGTTTTAGAGGTTGTTGCGTGGTATAATCATTAACATTCTCTCTGGCAGTATAGTTACCATCCTCACTCCTTGGTAACACTTATTTGCAGTGTGCATATCACCTCTGTACAGGACCTGTTAAATAAATAGCACTATTTGCTTCTCCTCCCTCTGTCATGCATAGCTGAGCCCTCTTGGCTAACGTCAAGGCAATAATAACGCTGTGTTCTCTCCTGTGCCTTCTGCAGAAAGGAGACTGGGCAGCAGAGAAGGTGATTCAAGTACCCAGCAAGAAGGTACAAGGATGGCTTCTCCCTGACATGCCTGGTTAGTGTGAgcatgtttggaaaagaaaaggggtGTTGTCCTCTTCACTGGTACAGTGTAGCTTTTTGCAGAATCTTATCCTTAAATGGCAAACACTTCCCATGTAAATTACTAAATTTCTGTTTGGGTTCTTTGTGTAACACTTCTGATGTAACCAAATTGCTTATGAGCCACCAAATAGGAGATTGGCAGACCTCTGCTCCCACGCTGCTCAATGCTTGAGGTCAGTTTCTCTAGAAAAATACTTGAGTTTGGGTCTTTCAGCATGAGCTCACAGTATTCAGGAATGGTCCTGGGAATGCTGGTAGAGCCTGCACCTCCTTTGAGTAGGCACTGGGTTTCCAAGGATGATTGTGTTTGTTCAACCCATATCTTAACATATTTTTCTGAGGCTACTATGACTAGAATTTTGAAAGGTAATAGGCTTGTGGTCTTTGTTGCTGGTCCTGTCCATTTCCTGACTTTTCTACTGAATATTTTCTTGAAGGCCTTATTACTGATATCCTCATCTCGCTGGATGACAGGTTCCTGTATTTCAGCAACTGGCTGCATGGAGACATCCGCCAGTACGATATCTCCAACACCCGCAAACCCAAGCTGGTGGGACAGGTAAGCCAGCATCAGAAAAGCTGTCATGTACAAGACCAGTACAGTCTGGttattcccttcttttttaaaaggagaaattgACAATTTACTTTTGCTTCAGAATTGTCACTATATTGCTTTCATGTTCCTTTGATAGCCGACGCCTATTCTCACACATTCCCTTGGTTACAGGTGTTTTTGGGAGGCAGCATCACAAAAGGGGGGCCTGTAACTGTAGTGGAAGACAAGGAATTGCAGTGTCAGCCAGAGCCATTTGTGATCAAAGTAAGTTTTCCTAACATGCATGTTGTCAGTGCTCTGCTGATTgtaatccattttaaaatatcCCTACACCTCAGTCAAATGTACAACATATAAAGCCACATCTGAGCTAGTTTGTATCTTGGCTGACAGCCTGGGCAGGTATCACGTTTCAGCATGGACTGGAGCTAGTAAATCCTGGTAAGTGTTCTGGGTCCCTTGTGGAATTGGACAAGCTGTTCAACTGTACTGAAGCCTGTGTAATTACATCTTCCCCGCTGTTGTTAGCTAGCTAATGTAAAGCTAATGCAGTGTGCATTCATCACACTGCCATCACGGCTTCTGATAATCTTTCAACAGCTGATAGTTGAAGCACTAAACCAGCTCATTCTGcagtgtgtgtttgggggggtgCATGTGTGTGAAGAGTTTGATGGCACCTGGCATCGtgatagaaaaatgaaagagtaTTAATTGTCTCTGGTCATTATCAATGTGCATTAATATTATTACTGTCAAGGCAGCTACCTATGGAAAGTCTCAAGATGTCCAAGAACTGAATATGGTTATGACTAAGATCTGTTGGCCATGAAAGGCAGTTTCAAGAAGTTCCACATACTCCTTTTCTTTGTAGTGCAGATTGTGACCTAGCTGCAGTATAGACATGTTCTTATTTGCAACTGTGTTATGCCACCCACCTCTTGCTTGATTTTTGATACTTCTATCCAAGTACAACAACCTGAACCCTTCAGCCCTTACTTTCTTGCATTGCTAGTTCTGTGAATTAAGTGGAACTCATCTGAAATGGCTTCGAGGCTCCCAGTTAGTGAGGAATAAGACTCCCAATAAAAACTGTTCTGTCTCCAAAGTAGGGAATTTGGTGCTCCTGTGTCAAGGATTTCAGAGTGCTGGATGGTCCTCTGAGTAGCAGAACTGCTGtgctgttttgtttctccttGCTGTTGCATTTCCTTTGTTCAACCTCTGTGGCAGCTCGTCTTGAGCACCTTGTTCTCTATTATAATTTTAGGGGAAGAGGGTGCCAGGTGGACCTCAGATGATTCAGCTTAGTTTGGATGGGAAGAGATTGTATGTCACCAGCTCTCTCTACAGTGGATGGGACAAGCAGTTCTACCCCGATCTTGTCAAGTAAGAAAACTTTGGTAAATGAGGATGAATGTACAAGCCCATGTTCaagatttctttcttaaatgGTGATATGCGTATACCAGCTGGTATACAGCACAAAGTTCCCACACAGGGAGACTGAATCCAGTAACTTTTTATACACAGCCTACCAACCTAGATGTTTTACCCACTAGCCAGAATCCATCCCTGCTCAACAGGCACACAAAAGTTGGGGCCTGCACACACTATTTGTTGAAATCACGGTCTATTTGGAAGTAGGTGAGAATGGGAAGAAACCAGTGAATGTGACCTAGCCTCCTGGAATCCGTAGTACTTCCAAACTGCCTTTGAGTGTATCAGCATGACTTTGTATTTTTTGGATTTAAAGCAAGGAGAAGATGATGTTCCAGATGGCCACAGGAGGGCATAGTGCAGCTTGCCTATTCCTTCATAAGAAACAACAGCTATTAATTTTCACTCGTTCATTGCTAATTTGAGGTTGCAGGTTTCACTGAGGCAGTGTAACTCACTTTTGAGACCTGCTAAGACCAATTTGGAATCTGGgaatcttttcattttatattaaatgaaGACAAATCCTGCCCAAATATggaagagaagagcaacaaataCGAATCCTTTTCccaatttctgttttcttgtccCTTTTTCAGGGAAGGCTCTGTTATGCTGCAGATTGATGTGGATACTGAAAGAGGTGGATTGAAAGTGAATAAAAACTTCCTAGTGGATTTTGGGAAGGAACCTGAAGGGCCTGTCCTAGCTCATGAGGTTCGTTACCCTGGTGGTGACAGTACCTCTGATATCTGGATGTAATTGTTGTCtggagttggttttgtttttttttttttctttctgttgtttttttcgctttctccctctctctcctctctacCCCCCTTTTATATAGGTGAATCCTGTCAGCTGTAACTTTGTCCACTGTCTGAATTTAGACTTCCATTAGGGTGAGCCACAGAAGTTCCACTTTTCTCTCATTCTGAGGCAGCCAAGTGAATCTCTCTGAAACATGATATACATCTCATTTTCTCTACTCCTTCCTCTTTCATAAGGTCCTGTGTAATCACTGTTGACTGTTGGTTTCAAGGCCGAGGTCACCCATCTTTTAAGGACTCTTTGCCTTGTTTGATGCTACTTTGCCTTGCCACTGTTTGCCAGTTTGCCTTGCCACTGTTTGCTGGTGGAAAAGCTGCCCCTAAATAACTCCCTAAGGAGGATACATTCCGTGGGTTTGCCCCAGAGCAAGAGTATCCTGTCCCTGCAAAGCTTAATTTGCTTAAAGTAATCAGTGCTTTACAGCAGACATAGCATAAAAATCATGCATATCTAATCTGAAGCCACATGTTTCTGGAGCTGGGTTGTAATTTAACGTTTGTGCACTGATGTTATAAAAATCAACAATAAAATTGTTCTTCAAGTCAGGTGGAGCTtcgcatttttttctttttagcatttcagcattttctatttcaaagaacaaaatgtaaGATCATTTCAGAAAGTTAACAATGTCATTTGTCTAAAAATTGTTTGGCAAGCAATTTATTTTCGCTGAAGCCACCTTTGTTCCTATTATTGCAAGCAAAGattctcttccattttctaagACTGGAGCAAACTGCAAAAAACTTTTCTGATGATGCTAGCAGCAGGTGTCTTACAGGTGTCTTGCAACTTCTTGAACAGACAAGCACTCACAAGTCCACCCTTTCTTCTTGTGCCAGTTCCTGATGCATCTTCCCTAAGCTGTTTCTTGGGACTGATTCTCTTTTCTGCCTCCCTAGATCTGTTGCTTTCCCATCTGTGTCCATTGCCAGTCTCTGCTGTTTCCTACTGAGCTTTAGCATTGCCAGTTGTAACACTGGAATCACATCAGCAATGTTGGAGGAGCAGCATGTTAATGGGACTTCCTGCTGGAGccttttggctggtttttttccaactgtCACTGTGCTTCCACAGCAAAATCCTCATCTAGCTGACAGATCTTACTTTAAAATCAAGACTTCATTCTGTATATAGCTGCTTACTGTCTTGCCTAACATGTTTGGAACCAGGC
Above is a genomic segment from Harpia harpyja isolate bHarHar1 chromosome 9, bHarHar1 primary haplotype, whole genome shotgun sequence containing:
- the LOC128145680 gene encoding methanethiol oxidase-like isoform X1 — translated: MNGVYFPVSSFEAKCGACGPGYATPLDAMKGPREEIVYLPCIYRNTGIEKPDYLATVDVDPKSPHYCQVIHRLPMPNLKDELHHSGWNACSSCFGDATKRRNRLILPSLISSRIYVVDVGTDLRAPRIHKIVEPVELFWKGNVANPHTSHCLGSGDILISCLGDPSGNGKGGFILLDGETFEVKGNWENEEKVPPLGYDFWYQPRHNVLMSTEWGAPKALADGFNPADVERGHYGCRINVWDWSTHTYIQAIDLGKGSIPLEIRFLHNPDAAEGFVGCALSGAVHRFYKTEKGDWAAEKVIQVPSKKVQGWLLPDMPGLITDILISLDDRFLYFSNWLHGDIRQYDISNTRKPKLVGQVFLGGSITKGGPVTVVEDKELQCQPEPFVIKGKRVPGGPQMIQLSLDGKRLYVTSSLYSGWDKQFYPDLVKEGSVMLQIDVDTERGGLKVNKNFLVDFGKEPEGPVLAHEVRYPGGDSTSDIWM
- the LOC128145680 gene encoding methanethiol oxidase-like isoform X2; this translates as MAKCGACGPGYATPLDAMKGPREEIVYLPCIYRNTGIEKPDYLATVDVDPKSPHYCQVIHRLPMPNLKDELHHSGWNACSSCFGDATKRRNRLILPSLISSRIYVVDVGTDLRAPRIHKIVEPVELFWKGNVANPHTSHCLGSGDILISCLGDPSGNGKGGFILLDGETFEVKGNWENEEKVPPLGYDFWYQPRHNVLMSTEWGAPKALADGFNPADVERGHYGCRINVWDWSTHTYIQAIDLGKGSIPLEIRFLHNPDAAEGFVGCALSGAVHRFYKTEKGDWAAEKVIQVPSKKVQGWLLPDMPGLITDILISLDDRFLYFSNWLHGDIRQYDISNTRKPKLVGQVFLGGSITKGGPVTVVEDKELQCQPEPFVIKGKRVPGGPQMIQLSLDGKRLYVTSSLYSGWDKQFYPDLVKEGSVMLQIDVDTERGGLKVNKNFLVDFGKEPEGPVLAHEVRYPGGDSTSDIWM